In a single window of the Pithys albifrons albifrons isolate INPA30051 chromosome 19, PitAlb_v1, whole genome shotgun sequence genome:
- the TEX2 gene encoding testis-expressed protein 2, whose amino-acid sequence MTSRNSRHAEQSGDMSSKQSAPKVQVQRSVSRETITIHFSAFGKEEEEEEEEFKDFLDEELDDQSIVTALEAKEDLCFEHTGHDFSGPATSLNVAGSASLLSSSAAAVPAAETVTLLDSPPASQVFSAVPPVLSPSSHSCHTVDVSGASVAYQVGSVEQKSSLSSSPSSSPSRSTGASTVSSSKPFKGLVKSLSTDVEPKEPTPPLRHRQLMKTLVKSLSTDTSKQESEPVSYRPPDSKLNLHLFKQFTQPRATGGDSKTAPSSPLTSPSDTRSFFKVPEMEAKIEDTKRRLSEVMYEPLQLLSKIMGDESSSHRPKALSSSASELSNLSSLNGHLESNNNYSIKEEECDWEGDTSGGEAVSRGEHWKAAEERARETETQSSQPSSTKDVSSKPSLVLEKCSLSALVSREDEEFCELYSEDFLLLEDESRADKPAETGGDPEVTEETVTMLSSEDENNLDVQQPKPPLKTLYVLTLLVYAYLIVPLPGYLSGLFLGVALGFMAAVCVIWLVTPRTQEYLKLHKRRKKRWNNGALDIKEPEILKGWMNEIYNYDPETYHATLTHSVYVRLEGSTLRLSKPNKNISRRALYNEPKPDVTYVSQKIYELTESKISLVPKSLARKRIWNKKYPICIELAKQEDFMAKAQAEKENPEEKPSAEKVDSSSEEARKAQDGAKCSGQKDQVLYLFGRTGREKEEWFQRFLLASRLKAEAKKPPSLCGSKSGVLAAQGRADAQAGALTHSRSGSRGNAEDVTAQPRHKDLPGTLRQKMLLDYNIYMAKCVPQEKKSPRGSPVLSADSSPTAVKKLPDTPVEAEEEEEQEAWVNALLGRIFWDFLGEKYWSDLVSKKIQMKLSKIKLPYFMNELTLTELDMGIAVPRILQAFKPSIDHRGLWVDLEMSYNGSFLMTLETKMNLTKLGKEPLGEALKVGEIGREGFRPRAYCLADSDEESSSAGSSEEDDAPELAGEKQVPAGAEGYVGGSRTSKIMRIVDKITKSKYFQKATETEFIKKKIEEVSNTPLLLTVEVQECRGTLVINIPPPPTDRIWYGFRRPPHLELKARPKLGEREVTLVHVTDWIARKLEQEFQKIFVMPNMDDVYIPLMHSAMDPRSSTCPQEPSTEASDQP is encoded by the exons ATGACAAGTCGGAACAGTCGCCATGCAGAGCAAAGCGGTGACATGTCCTCAAAGCAGTCGGCACCCAAAGTGCAGGTCCAGCGATCCGTGTCCCGAGAAACCATCACTAttcatttctctgcatttgggaaggaggaagaagaggaggaagaggagtttAAGGATTTCCTCGATGAGGAACTAGATGACCAAAGCATTGTAACAGCACTTGAAGCCAAGGAAGACCTCTGCTTTGAGCATACTGGCCATGACTTCTCTGGTCCAGCTACCTCGCTTAACGTGGCCGGCTCTGCGTCCCTGCTGTCCTCCTCAGCTGCAGCCGTGCCAGCTGCAGAGACTGTGACGCTCCTGGActctcctcctgcatcccaggtGTTCAGTGCAGTGCCACCAGTCCTGTCTCCATCGTCACACTCGTGTCACACCGTCGACGTATCAGGTGCATCTGTGGCCTATCAGGTGGGATCTGTGGAACAGAAATCCAGCCTGTCGtcctccccatcctcatcccctTCCAGATCCACTGGGGCATCCACAGTCTCCAGTTCAAAGCCTTTTAAGGGGTTGGTCAAGTCCCTCTCAACAGATGTGGAACCAAAAGAACCCACCCCCCCACTGCGACACAGACAGCTGATGAAAACCTTGGTGAAATCTCTGTCCACAGACACTTCCAAGCAGGAGTCTGAGCCTGTGTCTTACAGGCCACCTGACTCGAAGCTGAACTTGCACCTGTTCAAACAGTTCACTCAGCCTCGAGCTACAGGTGGTGACTCCAAAactgccccctcctccccatTAACATCTCCCTCGGACACTCGCTCCTTTTTTAAAGTACCTGAAATGGAGGCGAAAATTGAAGACACTAAAAGACGCCTTTCAGAGGTCATGTATGAGCCTCTTCAGCTGCTCAGTAAAATAATGGGTGATGAAAGTAGTAGCCACAGGCCCAAAGCCTTATCTTCAAGTGCTTCAGAACTCTCAAACCTTTCCAGTTTGAATGGCCATTTGGAAAGCAATAACAACTACAGCATTAAGGAGGAGGAGTGTGACTGGGAAGGGGACACCTCTGGGGGTGAGGCTGTGAGCAGGGGTGAGCACTGGAAGGCTGCTGAGGAACGTGCAAGAGAGACAGAGACCCAGAGCTCTCAGCCTTCAAGCACAAAGGATGTGAGTTCAAAACCTTCCCTCGTACTTGAAAAATGTTCCTTGTCTGCACTGGTGAGCAGGGAGGATGAGGAGTTCTGTGAACTGTATTCTGAAGACTTTCTGTTGCTGGAGGATGAAAGCAGAGCTGATAAACCTGCTGAGACTGGGGGGGATCCCGAGGTGACTGAGGAGACTGTTACGATGCTCAGTAGTGAGGATGAAAATAACCTGGATGTGCAACAGCCTAAACCACCACTGAAAACTTTGTATGTCTTAACACTGTTAGTCTATGCTTACCTTATTGTCCCTCTCCCTGGCTACTTGAGTGGACTCTTCCTCGGGGTGGCCCTTGGGTTTAtggcagctgtgtgtgtgatCTGGCTCGTTACTCCACGTACTCAGGAGTATCTCAAACTCcataaaagaaggaagaagcGATGGAACAACGGAGCTCTGGACATCAAAGAACCTGAAATACTGAAG GGGTGGATGAATGAAATTTATAATTATGACCCAGAGACATACCATGCCACGCTGACTCACTCTGTGTATGTGCGACTCGAAGGCAGCACCTTAAGGCTctccaaacccaacaaaaacatcTCCAGAAGGGCCCTGTACAATGAGCCAAAGCCTGATGTCACCTATGTCAGCCAGAAGATTTATGAACTGACAGAGAGCAAG ATTTCCCTGGTTCCCAAGAGCCTGGCACGGAAACGCATCTGGAACAAGAAGTACCCAATTTGCATTGAACTGGCCAAACAGGAGGATTTCATGGCAAAGGCCCAGGCTGAGAAGGAGAACCCAGAGGAAAAGCCATCTGCTGAGAAGGTGGACTCCAGCAGTGAGGAAGCCAGGAAGGCTCAGGATGGGGCCAAGTGCAGTGGCCAGAAGGATCAAGTGCTGTACCTCtttggcaggacaggcagggagaaggaggagtggTTCCAGAGGTTCCTGCTCGCCTCCAGGCTCAAGGCTGAGGCCAAGAAGCCTCCCAGTCTGTGTGGGAGCAAGTCAG GGGTGctggcagcccagggcagggctgatgCTCAGGCTGGGGCGCTCACACACAGCCGGAGCGGCAGCAGAGGCAACGCTGAGGACgtcacagcccagcccaggcacaaGGACCTGCCTGGCACCCTCAGGCAGAAAATGCTCCTGGACTACAACATTTATATGGCAAAGTGTGTTCCCCAAGAAAAGAAGAGCCCTCGGGGCAGTCCAGTGCTGAGTGCAgacagcagccccacagctgtgAAAAAG TTGCCAGATACCCCTGTGGaagctgaagaagaagaagaacagGAGGCCTGGGTGAATGCCTTGCTTGGAAGGatattttgggattttttaggGGAAAAGTATTGGTCTGATCTAGTGTCAAAGAAGATCCAAATGAAACTAAGCAAAATAAAG ctgcCCTACTTCATGAACGAGCTGACTCTGACTGAGCTGGACATGGGGATAGCAGTGCCCAGGATCCTGCAAGCCTTCAAGCCTTCTATTGATCACAGAG gACTGTGGGTTGATCTGGAAATGTCCTACAACGGATCTTTCCTGATGACCCTGGAGACCAAGATGAACTTGACCAAACTGGGCAAAGAGCCCCTTGGGGAAGCGCTGAAGGTGGGCGAGATCGGCAGAGAGGG TTTCAGGCCAAGGGCGTATTGCCTGGCAGACAGCGACGAGGAGTCCTCCAGCGCCGGCTCCTCCGAGGAGGACGATGCTCCTGAGCTGGCAGGAGAGAAGCAGGTgcctgcaggagctgaagg GTATGTTGGAGGATCTCGAACAAGTAAGATCATGAGAATTGTGGACAAAATTACCAAGTCAAAATACTTTCAGAAAGCAACAGAGACTGAGTTCATTAAGAAGAAGATTGAAGAGGTCTCCAATACTCCATTGCTGCTAACAGTTGAAGTCCAGGAGTGCAGAGGAACACTAGTGATTAACATTCCACCTCCACCCACTGACAGAATATG GTACGGCTTCCGAAGGCCCCCCCACCTGGAGTTAAAAGCACGGCCCAAActgggagagagggaagtgACTCTGGTTCATGTGACAGACTGGATAGCCAGGAAACTGGAGCAGGAGTTCCAG aaaatctTTGTCATGCCAAACATGGATGATGTTTATATCCCTTTGATGCACTCGGCCATGGACCCTCGCTCCTCCACGTGCCCTCAGGAGCCGAGCACGGAGGCCTCTGATCAACCATGA